The DNA window GCCCAAATCTACTCAACGCATCAGATAAAGAAGATATCGTCAGATCCAATGAGCCCAACTCAGGCAAGAAGCACAAGCCCATATTCAACATAGAAGCAGAACTCTCCTTTAGCTTTATACTAACTTGTACATACTTCATTGCttatctttatctttatctttatctttgTACAGACAGTCAGAGTAACGTTCGACAGTACAAAGATAAAGATAATCAAGGGAAATGGCAGGATAATGGAGGGCATGATGAGATCGGAAAGTGGCATTCTGCATGTATCATAGGCCTCCATAAAGCCTTGCCCACCAAAACTTCTTccgtttctttcttttcctcacaCCCCAAAAACCAATATTCTCCTACGGTATTTATACATCTATCAACCCATAGAAATTCCTAAATGAGTAGTGTATATAGTTGACTTTGGATGGCTCAACAGTTCCTTGAATAACAGCAACTTTTCCACAGATTGCAcacaaatacaaagaaaatgGACACGAAAAGACTCAACTGAACTTTACCCATCGAATAAAAAGCACAATAATATCGCCCTCTCAAATGTAAACGCAAACAAACACACACGTGAAGGAAATATATAGGAAATATATAAAAcaataaaccctaaccctaacacAAAGAAACAAAGCGAAGCAAAAGTGAACGGAACAACCAGTCAAGAAGAaggaaggttaaaaaaaaataacacccTAATGGTCTGTTCCTCGTTATTGAAAAACAATATCAGCTAACCTCGCAGCGAATAATTGGAAGCCCAAAATTGTTCTCTAGGCTTCTGAAGGCCCAAACTCATATGGGCTAAATAAAGTCGTTCCCGTGAAGCTCGGCCCACCTGTAATCAGTTAACCTCATATAAAAGTCCTAATCAAATGGGCCCAACGACGGGATAAGAAAGGAGCAGAATGAAACAAAGGCAAGTGTAAGATGCTTGCTGCAATTGAAGTAGAGGTGGTAAAAAATTGGTTCCATGTCGGTTTCAGGTCGGAGAACAACATGAAATTTTTACATGTTGAGATCCTTATTCGGATTGGAACAAAGTGTAAATGTAAGATGCTTGTTGGGAGGGCTGTCCAAAAAATCCTGACAAATCGAACTGATCGTCAAACTGATCGTTTAGttggttattgtcaaatgtataaTAGTGATTACTgaccaaaaaattgaaaaaaaaaattgacaaaaccaTCAATAACCGACCAAatgatcggttaaatttatgatAAAAATCGACAAAAACCGATCGTGGATATCCCTAGTTGCAATTCAAGGTGAGCCTGTCCCCAGCATTTAAGTTAAGTATGGAAAAAAAATGCctatatcatttttaaaaagcCTTGTATTTTGCTTAAACCATTGGAGTCATCAAACAAAATTGTGGATGCTTATTTATTGAATACAATAATTAGTACAAGACAATCTAAACAATATAAATTACAAGACAACTTCTTAATGGCAAGTTATTTCAGTTTAATTTACTTTCTTTTAATAATAgataaatttatgttttttatttctaTCGAGAGATGACAGACTGACATTTATAAACAATGAGCTGTCTCTTGGGTGGTTTTCGTTGATACCAATCACCAACTCTATGACAATGATATCCCCTTAATAAACACCACCAACTCATCTCTCTATATATACACCACTTGAGGCACAAGACACCAAAACATATCATTTCTTCTTTGCTTACCTTTTCAATTACTTAACAATGCATCAATTACTCATCTTTATTCTCGTTCTTTTCTTATTCCACGTTTTGGATCAATCTCTAATGGAAGCCAATAAAACTAACTTCACCATCGATCTTATTCATCGCGATTCACCACTTTCTCCACTTTATAACTCTTCTGCCACTCCATACGAGCTCATGAAAAGGGCTGCACTGCGTTCCTATAGCCGAGCCAACTTCTTTCATTCATCTATGTATATCGATGATAAGCAATATGTGTCTTCACTCACTGAATATAAGGGCGAATATTTCATCGAGATTTACATTGGGTCCCCACCAGCTACATTCCTTGTGATTGCAGACACCGGAAGTAGTCTCATATGGGTTAAATGTTCTCAAGATTATAAGTCACACGACTTTAATCCACAAGGTTCATCCACCTATGATACCATTCCTTACAACTCAGAATTTTGCAAGGCTTTACGCAATATAAATATTGGGGATGCAAACACTTGCAAATATGATCGTCAATCTTACAAGGATGGTTCATATACATCGGGAATTCTAAGTAAGGATACTTTCCACTTAAATTCCACTAGCAGTGGATCACATCCTTTTCCTGGAGTAGTATTTGGATGTAGTAAAGAACATCACATATATCAAAAGAATAGTCAAGTTCAAGGTTTTGTTGGCCTTGGGGCAGGAGTATTGTCATTTGTTTCTCAATTGAAATCCCATATAGAATCCAAATTCTCATATTGCTTACTTCCCATCGGATCAAGGAAAACTAACAAGATGAGATTCGGAGTGGGAGAAACGATTTATGGGGTAGAGGTTGTGTCAACTCCACTTGTACTTAGAGATCCTTCTAGTCGCTACTATCTCAGTCTCCAAAGTATTAGCATTGGAGGAAAGAGAACAATCACAAGTCAAATTCAAGGTAATATCATTATAGATTCTGGAACTGCCCTTACAATGTTGCACTCAACTCTATACAATAGTCTCGAAGCCATTGTTAAAGAAGCGATTGGTGGTATCCCAATAGAAGATCCACCGAAAGAATTTAAATTGTGTTTATAAAGCCAAATCTATTAAAGTTGATGACCTCCCAAAAATGGTGTTCCATTTTGATGGTGCAGATATTCATTTAGAGTCTGCCCACACATTTATGAAATATCATACTCATGTGATTTGTATGACAATAGTTCCAAATGATAAGCTTTCGATATTCGGGAGTATGGCACAAGTGAACTTTCTAGTGGAATTTGACCTCCAAAATGAAAAAGTTTCTTTCGCTGAAGTGGATTGCACGACAATGTAGCATCATGAAAGCCCCTGCAATGTTATTCATGTCTTTATTCTCCTCAATTGCATGCGAATATATTAAGCCTAATTAATAGGGAGGAGATTATggctttatattttcttttgaattgccACTAACAAATAATCCAGGATTTATACCATAAATAGTAATACGAACTGGTACTATGTAGTTTAAAATCATTGATTGATATAACAAGTGAACTCTTTCGTGTGAGTGAGTTATTGGTAATTTGGTATCAATGAAAACCCACCCAAGTTACAGCCCACTGTAAAATTATTGGTAGgtgataaaatattataaaatttatggTTATCTATTGTTCCAATGTGAATGGGTGTCAGGTGGTTTAGTTGACACTCATGACTTATGTATCTAGTATCTCGTAAAGGTCTCGAGTTcgttcttttattttgttttttaattacttAACAATGCATTGATTCATCTTCATTCTTATTCTTTCTTTGTTCAAAGGCCTAAGTCAATCCCTAACTGACCGAAAGAGAACTTATTTTAGCATCGATCTTATTCATCGTGATTCACCACTATCCCCATTTTACGATCCGTCTATCACTCAGTCCGAACGTATGAAAAATGCCACACTACATTCCCTTAATAGAGCCAACTTCTTTCACTCATCTATGCATATCAATGGTAAAAGAGTTATGTCACCACTTATTGAAATTGAAGGTGAATATATCATGAAGATTTATATTGGTTACCCACCAATTGAATTTCTTGCTATTGCAGACACAAGAAATAACCTTATATGGACACAATGTGCTTCTTCTCATATAAATCACCACAGAAATGGAAAGTTCTTTAATCCGCTACAATCCACCACCTATGATGTCGTTCCTTATGGATCAGAATTTTGAGAGGCGCTGCAAGAAAATTGGAGTGGGCTCTTAAATTCCTGCAAATACAATGAAACTTACAGGGATGGTTCATATACAACATGGATACTAGGTAATGACACAATCTACTTAAATAAAGCTAGCAATGAAGTAATTGACTTCCGTGGAGTAGTGTTTGGATGTAGTGAACAAAATTACTTACACGATGCTAATTTTGGTATTCAAGGTATTGTTGGTCTTGGACCAGGGTTGTTATCGTTAATTTCTCAATTGAAAACCTCAATAGAacctgtagtacccggttttcgtccggcccaaaaaaaaataaaataataataataaaaaaattaaaaaaattaaaaaattaaaaaaaatacaataataataataattcaaaagcccgttctgtagcccgtaatctcacaaaaaattcaaagtctgtttcttggacccataagcatgcaaaaaatcctaaagcctatttcttggaccataagcccataaaaattccaacccaagcccaatataactaaaccctagaaaatatctaaaaaataggacatttaaataaataataaacaaaagaaaattcttaagagagaaaggtgggaTTTTGGGATTTTTGAAATAAGGATAAGTTAAAAGGGGGAGTGGCagccacataaaaaaaaaaaaaaggaggcggcataaaaaaaaagaagaggaaaaagggtaagaaaatcgtGTGAGAAAGGAGGGGGGgcacaagaaaaaagaagaagaaagggattaagagagaaagaaaccGTGAGagataagaaggaaaaaaccaGAGAGGAACCAAGAGATAGAGGGGAGGTGAAATCGGCAGGGAGATCGGGAGAGAAAGACTTCACTAAGCACAGAATCAGAGAGAAATGGCTCACGGATTGAACTCAGTCGAAAACAGATAGCAAAGCCGCATAGAGAGACGGACGAACTCAGTCgttacacaaaaaaaatcagaagGGAGGAGAGACGAAGTTGAGAAGAGAGGAAGGAGGTAATTTCtagtttgtatttttgtattgcGGTTTACTGCTGTGGACTTCGCCCGACTTTTGATACATGAATTTCTGTTTGTATTTGAATCGATATAGTATTATTCTCTGCTTTCAATATATGGGTTGTATGTGGTCTGGGGGTATGATTGGTTTGCTTGCCGATGTTGAGTTTTGATATCTGATTTATGGCATTTGAGCTAGAGAGTCAATTTTGATGAAATTACAGAGTAGTACTTCACTCATGTATCAATGCAATCTGATCCTATTTCTTGTTGGTGTCTTAATGTTGATTGTACAATTATTGGGTTTCATATAGGGCAATAATCGGCACATGTAAGGCTGCTGTTTAAATCGGATTCGTCTGTTGGTTTATGCTTTGCTTTGTGTGGTTTGTGTTGACTGTGTGGTGCGtgctgtttgtgtttgtgtgagCAGAGTAATCTATGTGGACTGTATGGTATAAGAAGATGTATGTTGAGCTGGTTCACGATCCGTCAATCATATATTGTTTGCTGGTTGTTGGTTGCTGGTTGCTGGTTGCTGGCTGTAGATTATACTTGTGTTTGAATTGGTTTTGAGCTGATTCCATGGGCTGTGTGCTTAGGTGAGGCAAACTGAGGTATTCAAAGCCGAGACCCTAAGGTGTGGTGACTTCATGATGCACTGCATGTTTAATTATCCATAAGAGGGATATCTCACTTTGCTCACGTCTATCTACACAAGAAATTCCCGAATTTCTAGTTCTCTTCAGCACTTAAAAGGATACACGAATATGAAATTCAAGTGGAACAAAAGTGATATTTCAAAGGTTTCTATCCGGTATGAATAAAGAGTTACAATGTAATTCCAATTCGACAAAGGATTCTCACTAGTTTGTAACACTGATTCATTGATCAATGAATCTATTAAGAAACTGGTGTCTCACATCCTTACTTAGGCAATCACCTGCTTAATGCCAGGCACGACACCTAATGCCATACAAAGAAATAATACCTTTACAGGTGTCCTCTTCCATTTGAATCATTCTTTGGATCGAATTAAGTATGGGAATTCCATTGTTTTGCTTGCTGCTGGCTGGTGATGATTTATGATTGTGTTTGAGTCGATTTTTGTGCTAAGTTTGTTGTGAGGATTTCATGGTTTTATTTGCTATGTGATGGTTAATTCTTAACATGCTGGTTATGTTTGTATATGTCAAGTTGCTAGCATGTTGATTGATAATTTAATCTATGAATTTTCGATCCAAATTTGGTTTGAAATACCATGCTATGTACAGCTCAAaaattgtgtttgtgtgtgctaatcttttaatatggttttggtttgataaaattgtgtttgtgtttgtttggttgGATGAGGACCGCGCTGGACTTTCGTTTGGGACCGGAGAATTCATTTGAAGATTGGACTGGGTTTGAGCCACACACGGGCTCTGTGGGCCAcaatttgtatttttaatatttgttacttgtatatattttatcttgtttttatatatctttgtaaaggcaaatatgtaatagggtagtgaaaataatggaaatgtagtgtagagtagtgtaatttatatttatgcatattcttaacatgattagtatgcatgtttagaggtttagttttgccaatctatcaattcaataatcatgtctttaccaacttttcacataagcaaattaatggatactacattaaagttaattaggaggaggacttgatgacatttagctcctgcctagactttaattgtgttatccttatttaaacaaaatgtaaatggtaatttaacttattagatacctaaattaaagttcattaggaggaggacttgatgacattcagctcctgcttaggctttaattatgttatcttttcaaattaaagtgtcatttgtacttctaaacacaatgataaattaatttactagatacctaaattaaagttcattaggaggaggacttgaagacattcagctcctgcctaggctttaattatgttatctcttcaaattaaggtatcatttgtactcgaaaacataatggtaactaaattgaagttaattaggaggaggacttgatgacattcagcttttgcctatgctttaattatgttatcttttcaaatcaaaatatcatctatattggacaaataacttttcaagaaaaagcacatagatcaatctaggtaaccttttagggagttgtggggtgcctaacaccttccccacactcaatagacccccttacccattttgtggttcgtagaccatttttttagtgtccaattgcacttaaatcaattggtggcaactctaaatcatttttcatcctttcatcgccggtccgcgtcgtgaccccggttgcgacagaaCCCATATTTTCCTATTGCTTAGTTCCTAGATCATCATCAATTATGAATAAGTTGAGACTTGGAGTGGAAGCAAAAATTTATGGGACAGAAGTTGTTTCAACCCGACTTGTGCCTGACGATCCTTTTGAACACTACTGCATCAAGCTTGAAGGTATTAGCATCGGAGAAAATAGAACAAGTACAAAACTACTCCCAATTAATGTCATGATAGATTCCTGAACAGTTCTTACAATCTTACACACAAGCTTTTACAATGATCTCAAAGCTCTTGTAGAAAATGTGATTCATGATAGCCCAGTACTAAATCCACCGGAACAATATAATTTGTGCTATGATGTAGAATCCATAAACCTTGACGACATTCCAGAAATGATTTTCCATTTTACCAGTGCAGACCTTCGTCTAACATATGAAGATGCATTTACAACGTATGAAGATAGTTTGATTTGTAGGACAATAGTCCCAAATGATCATCTTTCCATTCTCGGGAGTTTGGCACAAGTGGACTTGGAAGTGGAAATTGACCTCCAAAATAGTCAAGTCTCCTTCTCTCAAGCAAATTGCAGCGCATTTTGATTTTAGCTTGCTTGTTCTATCACTCGATGATTatccataaatatatatatatagatgtaacCTGGTATCATGCTACTACTTTTCTGAATCTCACATATGTACCTGATAAGCATTGAGCGATATAACAAGTGGAGGGAGTTGAATGCAGTAGCGGACTCTCTTGCAAAACAAGGTGTGTCCAGGAAAGATCTTTTCATTGCTTGGCTTGGTGACAATGATCCTCCAACTGGGATGGAAGTTGCTTTTTCCCTGCCTCCCTGTGGTTGTTTGATCTGGTTTGCTGGAGGGAGGTGGTTTTCAGGTGTTTTCCCAACTGTTGTTTTTGGCTTAGGCTTGTTTTGGTTGTAACAACATGAATAATATTCAGTCACAGTAAAAGGTCGGCCCCATTAGCCGACCCTACCCCACAATCACCTCTCAAAGATACTCTTTTATCCTGTCTTACTTTGACAGATGACGCTATTTGCAATGTGACAGACTCACCGTTATCTCTTTCTAACAGTTCTATCACTCAATATGAACTCGTAAGAAAGGCCGCAGCGCGTTTACATGGTCGAGCTACCTTTTTCCACTCATCTATCAGTAATAAGAAACTTCTCTCGTTACTTACACTAATTGAAGCAGAATATGTCATGAAGATTTATGCCGACTCTCCACCAATTGAAGTCCTTGCTATTGTAGACACGGGAAGTACTCATGTATGGATACAATGCTCTTCTGATCATAATTACAACCGTAGAGACACAAATTTCTTCAATGCATCAAGTTCCTCCACCTATATATGGAAGTGTGCTTTACGTCACAAAATTCTGCAAGAACCTGTGAGAAAAGAAGAATGGAT is part of the Tripterygium wilfordii isolate XIE 37 chromosome 7, ASM1340144v1, whole genome shotgun sequence genome and encodes:
- the LOC120002542 gene encoding aspartic proteinase CDR1-like, with product MEANKTNFTIDLIHRDSPLSPLYNSSATPYELMKRAALRSYSRANFFHSSMYIDDKQYVSSLTEYKGEYFIEIYIGSPPATFLVIADTGSSLIWVKCSQDYKSHDFNPQGSSTYDTIPYNSEFCKALRNINIGDANTCKYDRQSYKDGSYTSGILSKDTFHLNSTSSGSHPFPGVVFGCSKEHHIYQKNSQVQGFVGLGAGVLSFVSQLKSHIESKFSYCLLPIGSRKTNKMRFGVGETIYGVEVVSTPLVLRDPSSRYYLSLQSISIGGKRTITSQIQVDDLPKMVFHFDGADIHLESAHTFMKYHTHVICMTIVPNDKLSIFGSLSQSLTDRKRTYFSIDLIHRDSPLSPFYDPSITQSERMKNATLHSLNRANFFHSSMHINGKRVMSPLIEIEGEYIMKIYIGYPPIEFLAIADTRNNLIWTQCASSHINHHRNGKFFNPLQSTTYDVVPYGSEF